The following is a genomic window from Tripterygium wilfordii isolate XIE 37 chromosome 19, ASM1340144v1, whole genome shotgun sequence.
CTACTTCTCAAGCTTGTGCTTCAAAATGATGGAACTTCGGTCAAACACTAGCCTTTTCCAAAAACTCATCCAAATTATAGCAGTCGTTCCTTCCTCGGATGTCAGGATGCATTCATCAGATACGATAAATCTGAAGATAATTATCGTAGTAAACCGAGAGCACAGCCAAAATCAAGCGCAATTTCGAGTGAGAAAAAAACATTGTTCATTTTACTCACCTACGTAGGGGAACAGAACTTGTGATCCCCTCAACCTCAGGTTGATGACCTTCGCCacttctttttccctttcttctGGGGCAACTTGAACGGACTCCAGCTCTTTCTTCGTTTAGATGTCTCACAAAAGAAGCCAGAGGCCAAAGCTTGTTGAAGCCACAACTCAAACTCTTCCCCATCCTCATCCATCATTTCAGCATCCAAATCCCATGGAAATCTGGTTGAGTTAGTTTGCTGCGTTTTCCCCAAACCAACCATGTTGACGTGGAAGCTCGGTCGATGAGTGTTTGGCCTACATTCCATTCCCTGCAAACCAATGAATTCATTAGTTGTAAGATGTTCGGGAGCTAAATATGCAACTAGGCAGTAAAGTTATTTTCCCTTCGGGATTCAGCAAAACACACAAACACCAGCAATATAACACTGAAACAACAACAAATTTAAGAACCAAATTTAGATATCCCATACAAGAGCCATCGTGAACTTTCCATGCACCGAGAGTTAACTGCACGAGTCTTGGAAAAATAGGGAGGAAATAAACTGACCTGACAAATAGCCCATTctgaaacatcaaagattttGCTCTCCGCACAAACAAAGGCACGTGGTATTTCCATCTGAAACCCAtaatcaaagattcaaaatgGTAAACATAACAGGTAACAGAAAATCATTCACAACATGATGAATTCAGATGATATTTGGCACAATAATTCGATAATGATTCAGCATAAGAGGAGCTGAAATTCAGTTGAACTAGAGTACAAAAgccatttaacctttttttcCTGAAcagatttcattaaaaaaaaataataaaaaaaaaaacacagaagatATTAAAACAAGATATATAAGGAGAATAAGCAAAGTTGTGTATAAATCCTAGAATTAAGAGCTCAGGGTGTTTGGCATGTAACCGAGTTAATATATACAACACAATAAAATCCCCATGCAAAATGGATCAACAAAACGTCCCCGTTAAAAATGATAAACCATGCATGGATGAAACTATGATAGAAAACTaaaaaacccagaaatcaaGCATGATTTGCACTCTCTTGTTGTCAAACTCAATAAAATTCTCTTCAAAAACAGATTTCTGAGTCATCTGGAGATTCTAAAATACATTGTTCAGTGTTTCTCCCCATTTCTTGAATAAACCCATTATTAGCTCATACTCCAGCttcaataaaatcataaaattctgATATTTCAAGCAATTAATTAAATCATCATCAATTCCTGGTAACAGTTccaccacatattatgtggagtaaggtctgcgtacatcctgcCTATCCCCACCCCGCCCACTGCCGGCCtaagtttggaaagaaaggaGCTAGTTTAGAAGGAAAGGAGCAACAGGAGTCTTTCAAAATTAAGAGAAAAATATTGATTTCTTCATTGTTAACTGGCTTAATACTTTAGAATCTAGGCTAAATGGCACTTGTATTAATTTCTTTGACAGTGTCAGATCAGTGTTGTAACTCCTTAATTGCACCATTTTGATGCTCTTGcaataaatttcttttgcattcaaaataAGACAAGACAATAGATAGGTATGTGGGGATTTGAACGAGGTCCTTTCGGCTTCCAAAAGACAATGTGAGTGCTGCCGAAGAGTTTATGAATAGTTTCAGGGATCTGGTGTTTCAGCTAAAACTAGTTGACCTTCCACTAATGGGTGGGAACTACACCTGGTCGAGCTTGAGAAAGTCCCCTTTGATGTCTAAACCAGACTGATTCTTGATTACAGATACCTGGTATGATTTGTTCCCCAGAGAATCTCAGAAGGTCTTTCCTAGACCAATCTCTGATCATGGTCCCATCTTTCTCGAATCGGGAAGTTTCAATGGGGGCCAGCTCCTTTCCGTTTTGAGAATTGGTGGATAAAAGAGAAGGCTTTCTTGAGAACGTGAAAGAGTGGTGGCTGGAAGGTGATGATGTCGGTTATGCATGCTTTGTTTTCATGACAAAACTGCAGAGGTGAAATGGAGGACCCCAGCAACACCACCAGAGAAATAGAGAAAATCCTCTAAGCAGCAAAACTGAAGTTTATTCAATAGCAAAGTTGTTTCTAACAAGCTGATTCACGCCTTTATATAGACACATCAAACTAATCCTACTAAAAATAGAGAGTAATATAATTATACTAGAATTACAAAAACTACCCAAAAATAACAGCTTTTACAGCCGGTTCAGAATTCTTACTCAGACTAGAACTTCtaataagaaaaggaaataattgAACTCTCCTTATTACCAAAAGAAACTAGGTAACTTGTCCTACATTACAGTAACTCAGGTTTAACCAAATGCTGGAGAGTAGATGAGGAATTGATTAGTGTTATCAAGTGCGCAAAGAGTGTACTTCAAGCGAAAAGGCAACGCTTCGTTTCAAAGCGCACGCTTCAAAGACGCGAAGCGcaaaattcataaattatgtagtaaatttaataaacaaattcAAGCTAAGTTAAGCAATAATCATATAAGATGAGCAGTAATTTGCAGGACTAACATGTGCTACTTCAAGAAGCAGTAATTTGCAGGACCAATGTAGCCAATTTGGCAATGATATACAAGAGGAAATTCTGATACCTTGTCTGGTCTGTTTTGGTCTACTAACCAAGGTTTTTCTACCCAGAGATGTCAGTATTTAGACTCTTTGTTCAACTTTAAGCTTTTCAACATGTCTTACAAGTTAAAATTACATAATAGATGTGGCTTGGTGGAGAAGTATTATCTACTAAGTATTAGATAAGCACAAAGTTCTATGATTTCCAATTTCAACAGCAGTACTTGTTAGTTGTTTGAACTTGTAATTCAATCTCCACCTTTGTATCAACTAAAGCAccttttttatgaaaaaattatttttttttctacataAGACAAGCTATTCACTAATAACAAAACAGgtacaaaatatatgaaaatacagtCTTCCCAAAAtacataataattaatttctcaATATTTATTGAGCcattgagaaaataaaataatgtatgGAGTCCTGACACTATATAcacgaatatataattttaaaaacactatatacgcatatataatttataaacaaataaaagtaaaaatatgtaaatatgtaatcgATCAGACCTAAAATATTAACAGAAGAAAGAGGCCCGACCGTGCGGGAGACAGAGGCGTAGAGAGGTGCGATCGAcggaggaggagagagaaaaagacggaacatgagagagagagaggcacgATCAATagaggagaaggaagaagaagatggagcaaGCGCAAGAGAGGCACGATCAACagaggagaaggaagaagaagacggAGCAAACCGAAGGAGCTCTAGGGATAGACAAGCTGGCACAGGAGTCGGGCTTTCTCAAATACGTAACTGAAAGCCCAACAATAATCAAGCCCCATTGTTGAAGCATCCAAGGCGCAAGATGAAGCGAGGCTCGCTTCTTGATTAAGCGCGCAAGGCATGCACTTGTGACAACTATGATTATGGGAAAGAAATGCTGAAAAGTATGTTTTTAAATGTCTTTGACtcatatttccataatttataatGATAGGTTTGATTAGGATGTAGCAAAAATCGACCTATTTTTCACTCCCGTGTTGTCTCattcttacatccagcaaatgCGAATTGCAAAATACTTTTGTTCATCCACAACAGAAATCTTTTATTAGCTCCGAAATGTAATTCTTATCCCTAATTGAGCGTTGTCGTACATCAATCAACACGATATAAGCTTAAGATACTGCCATCGAGCATTAAACTGCTGCAAATCAGCAGCTTTCAAGATGGATTTCTACAACTTCTTTCCCTCTTGGTGTACCGATGATTAAGaaggaagtaaaaaaaaattattgaagagaACCTTCCTCTAATCACCATAATGTATTGTGTACTCTAATCCATTTTGATatcgaaaaatgaaaaaatagttCTCTAAATTCCTAGTTACACAATCAAATGAATATAAGCTGAATAAATGAAAAACATGGGACCATGAACATTCCTCCAAAGGAAATTACCTTCTTAGGCCTATCATACACCAATGAGCCTTTGTATTCAACCCATCCATCTCCATCCTTGGCTTGATGATATTGACAGCAATCCTGAAGCCGAAATAAGTTTACTGCAAGGCACATGTGCATATGCAGAGAGCGAGAGAGCACAATAATCAAGTAAAGGAAAGTATGCAGACCTGACACCACCTTGCTTTTGCCTTACTCCTATTTGTGCACACCCAAATATGTGAACTGCCACATTTTGTGCACTCTATACACCTAGACTCTTCAGAGCAATAATCCCGACCATCCTGTTCATATAGAAGTGTTGTTACACATTTTCATTAACTAAAGCTGAGTAATTGACACAGATTTATATTTCAGCAATGCGGCCTATGCCAACATACTAAAAGGGAATGAAGGATCATAGAAAGCAAGATACTTGCTGGTTACTTCATAATTTATCCATGGTTTTTCTCTTATTGGTAAATGAAATGGTTTCAATACTGCATGAGAGCATAGACACTTGACGAATAGTTAGGCATGTGTGAGATCAGTAGCATGATAAGGATTGGATCATAAACTCAATAAGGGCAGCTGATATTACATAAACCACACCTGACTAAAGacccaaaaaacaacaaacaaagcaAAGCTCAACTgtatttaccttttcttttttcctctagTTATAAACTACAGCTAATCATATGACAAACTATACAAGATTTACAAGTCTGGAAAAGTTAAACAATATGTAACCAACCATTAGATACCTGATGTGAGGTATGATATGACTTCTGGCAGACATTCCTAGTCCTGAATTCATCTTTTCTTAATTGTTCATCATAGTCCCTCTTCTTTGTCAAATCAGAAAGAACCTAAAAGTATTATGCAATCATGAGCAAACAAGAGGaccacaaaaataataattacataCATGAACAGAGGAGAGGTAAAAACAGATGGAAACATATATGCCTACCTCATAAGCACACTGAAGTTTCTTAAATGATTCACTAGCTAACGAAATTCCCATATTTTTATCTGGATGCACGAGCATGGCCTGAACACAATGCATTTAAAGAAGCTGATGTCAAGGAAATAAGACAACCATCATGTAGGAACACACACAGGATGAGGAAACCAAAATATCTCTGCATGTggcaaaaagaaataaaaggagtggaagaaaaaaacaaacagagaCCCGGGAAAGCATAGTATAACTTCATTGGAAAAGAGGGAAATGGACGAAATGCTTAGACCGAGGGCGAGAGAGAGCTCCCGTATACAATAGGCAATATCAAAACCTGAGAAACCCATCAAGTAATAAATTCTGCTAGGACAACTATGGTTTACAGTTAGTAACGAAAGGAGAGGTGGAAAGAAAAGAATTTTTACATACCTTCTTATGATATTCCTTTTTCAAAACTGAGGCATCAACTTTTTTATGACAAGGATAACCCAGTGCTTCATAATGATCTTTgctatttaatattcttttcATCTCATCGAGCGAATTAGTTCCTTTGACTGCCGTGGTAGCAGACAACTCTTTCTGCTGCTTAACAACACAGGAACTCCCAGCTGGTTTACTGGAGGCGTTGCAAGCGCGCTGCTTCTCAGGTTCATCAGTAGGAATCGTATATTCACAATCTGCAGAGAAGTCATCTTCTTCCACAGCTTTTTTTGAATCTTCATGCTCATCGGTGGTTTCACTCATTTTGTCGCACCATTCAAGCAAAAGGTTTAATGCATCGCTTGAGAAAAATGCAAGATTAATTGCGATAAAAACTCCTAGCCATCCAACTCGAATTTTGACCCAATAAATTGTGTATATAGTTTCCATAACGACCACCAACCGAGCATGGTTAAGTGAAAATAGATAGCCTGCAATaacacaaagaaaaataaagtttCCCAAATCCATGAAATTGCAAATGTGAAGAGAGAAAGGGAAATTCTCATCAACAAGGTTGAATTTGAAAAACGACTTTTAAAATTCAAAGGTTGCAGAAGTATtataaaaataacatattaaagAAGCACCGTCCACAGCATGTGAGAACATGGTTGATAGCTAATGATAGCTAATGGTTGATACATAATCAAAATATAGGAAAATGTATGCTAACAGCATAAAACATCATAGGACATAACTCACCTGCAACTGCAAGATGATTGACAGCAAATGGGTTTTTCAGGTCTTATGTAAATTACTTCATCCGCGTCATCCTCTATAGGACCGATACAAAACTAAACAGCTATTTGAAAACACTAAGAAATGGTTTAATTTGAATCTGGATATACCTTTCATAAATAATagatcttttcttctttctttttttgccgTTGTTCTAGCAACAAAAGAAGAATTGTACTAAAAAAGCAGACCCATAAGAGTTTAACTATGCATAATAGATTATAGATCTAAGTAATAATGAACAACTAAAGATAATCTAAGGTATGCAAAACAGGATTTATTGAAGCACCAAGGAGGTGCAAACAGGACAAACGGGGAGATTCACAAGCTACTGCATCTAGCAATGAGCCCCAAACCATGCATTAATGAAACAAGGCACATCTACACTCCAATCCATTCTCTTTAGAGTCTTAGAAAAATGCAGTAATGATAAAGCCCGAGCAGTGCTGAGAAATTCATTGATGAAATACTTGttcttttatttgaattttgaacaagATTAGTGCAGTCACCTTCGCCTTACAATTGTGCAATATCTTCCTCATTTGATTGACCAATTGTCCGTGCCTGTTAATTTACATCCTATTGTGATACCGAATGGGGTATCTACAGCATTAGGTAATCAGCAATTGAGTGTAGTGCACTAGAGTACATTCAATCTCTATATTGGAAGTGAGTGTCAGTTGATCTATTGTAGGTTTGATGGTTGGCAGTAGTTGTGATTGATTCCTACCTTCAGTAGTGCTTCTGCAGAGTACTACAAGCTTCGCCTGAATCTCTTAATTTTGCTCCATTTGACAGGTAAGTTCCTTTCCTCAAAGCAGGCCAGGTGGCTTTTCTAGGCATCCAAGTAGCAGGAAGAAGAATGGATGACCGGAGGGATCCATTCCAGAGGGGTTGGTGATCATATAGAAATTTAGAAGTTTAATCATTGTGGAGAAAATACTGTTGGCAATTGTTTTGACTCAAGTGGTAAGCCTTCAGAATGTTATCATGAGTCATCAATCTCGTTTAAAATTGCGGACATTCTAATTCCTAATTCCACTAAACTTGAAACTCCCCATATACCTATTATCCTAAAACAGGGAGGAACTCAAATAAAACAAATCCAACATTTAAACCTAATGTTAAAGGAAAAAGACTAAAAACAATTGGAAAGACTGCATAAACTGCACAGGTATAAAATTAAGACCATAATACCATCTCACTGTGAATTTCAAAATTCTTTTGGTCATATTGTTTCCCTTTCAAAACGTCCAAGAATCTATTTTGCTCTAATTTCCACCATTTGAAGAAATTTTTGACAGTCATCCGCGAATGGTAGAATAAACCTCTTTTCCTATCAAATTTGTTCACTGGGTTTAGactacaaattatttttttcaagttAAGTCATATATGAAACCATGATCAATACTGTTGATCTGTGGTGAAAAAATGTTTTCACTGGTTTCTGTACTCCATTATACCCAATCTGGAAATCAGAAACACATGTTAAATCTGATTTGGTAACATGGAGTCATACTTTACACTTTTATAAAAACTTCTTCTACACATACAGCCTAAGGAACAAAGCAAAATTTTAAACTATTGTTTTTCCATCCATCCAGGTTATAGTATTAGTCAATGACACTCAATGTACAAGGCCCTCATGGTGATGACAGGATCTTAGGAGAGCAAATGCACACAACATCACAACCTTACTCCCAAACAGTACGGAGAACCAGTTTTTATGGATCATCTCCCCACAATCATTTGGTGGATTATTTGgatgaaagaaaacaaatgaattttccAAGAAGAGGAGTAACCTTGGTTGGTTGTTAGGCACAGATGGTTATCTTTGTTTTTGGTATAGGTTGAATGTTAACAACAACAAATACATTTTAGCATTAATGAGTATATATTACTATATGTTATAGATTTATTATCTCATTCACCTAGTAAAGGGGTGGCAccatttaatattatttttttatcgtTCATTTCAAAGGAAAACATTTAACTTACTTTTCTTTAAGattaaaattttagaattttctCCTATTTTGGCAAGAGATAAAATTTAGGGGAAAGTGCACATTAGATCCCCAAAACATGTCTAAATTTTCCATTTGGTTAATGAAAGATTTATTGGTCAAATTGGTAACTGAATGTTACAAAATTGGGCAGTCAAGTCACTCTGTCAACAAGAGTCAATGGGTTGTGATGGAAAATGCAGTCTTGGCCATTACTTTTCAGAAGATACAGTTAACAGCTTAACTGGAGATCAAAGCCCGTTTAATGATTCATTTCTCTGCAATCTCATCGTCATTCGGTCACATTAGATATTGCTAGCCGAGCAGTAAAAGTATTCCTATGAAAAGTAATGGTCAAGTCGGCATTTTCTGTTACATACACTGACCAAGTTGACGGAATGACTTGATTACACTATTTTGTAACATCAATGAacagttttaaaaaaatgtctttCACAAACCACATTGACTTTTCGAGTAGTTTAATTTAAAACGTATGACCAACTGAGATCAACATATTTAGCTCTCCATGTAAATGAATGAATATAAAAGCTGTGAAAATGGAATTAAATTCTAATGGAAACCAATACCAAACACAGCACAAACAGAAGAAATATTGGCGTGCGGGTGCGCAAGGGGATGGTTGGGGGCCcgcagaaagaaagagaaagatatGAAGATGCATACTTCACAATTTAGCTGAGTTCCCACTACCTAACATATatttgcaaaagaaaaaaaaaatttcaagaaacaTAGCTATATTCATGTCATTTTTGGAAAGCTAACTCTATACAAAAAATAGATCAACCATTTTATGCGGTCATAGAAAAAGGAAACAACACCATGAGCACAAGGCTCAAACGGTGGTGGGTGGGTCCAACAAGGCAATATGTACTCTGTCCTATCCACACATTTCAGGGAGGCTATTTCCGCAGTTTAAACATGTGACAACCAGGTTTTGGTGAAGCAACATTATCACTAGGCCAAGATTTGCCGTTCATTGTTCAGAATCATGCAGGATCCCTAGTGCTGACAAAACTAATGATCATTCATCAAATCGTTAAAATTATCATCATTAACTTAGTTTAGTAAGTAAAAACACAGCAGAAAatattaataacattaatttagtTTTAAAAACACAGCAGAAAACAGTAATAAAATTAAAGTCCAAAGGCCAAAAATAAAGAACTTTAACATACCTCCAACTAAAAACAATGTTCCCGTTATCCAAAAGTTAGCGTACATCCATATTATCAAAATAGCAAAGAGCCCCACGATGAAAATTCCAGGAGTGTAACCCAAATACCGAACAGCAACTCCAGCAGCACCCTAAAAAATATGGACTCCAAATGTCAGCACATTATTCAGATTTGTTTCATACAAGCTGCGCTATTCGATAAATTACCAGTGCGAACATAAAAGAATACAGTCATATTCATCAAGATTAATCAAGTTGGTCATTGTCCCCTCTAAAGGTCCTTTTTCCTGAACTTACTCTCACAGCAATAGGAGGGCACTTGACAACTCACTCGTGGGcatgtgggaaaaaaaaactagccATCATAAAAGGAAAGATGCATAAATATGAATTTTTCAGGGAACATATTGCATGCAGCATACAGAAAGCAAAGCCATTAAATGGTTACAAGATGACAAGAAAGGCAGAAAAGTGTGATTTAATCAAATACTAAGCCATGCAAATTTCATAATCCCACAAGGACTATGAATATTAGGATGAAAAACTAAGAACTAGAAGTACCACATTCGTATAAATGAGATCTTTAAGTTGTGGTCCAGAATCTCAATCATGCAATAAATTCAAAACTTTTTGCGTCTCTTGCCTAATTGTTTTGGAGTCTTCAATAGGTGGCTGATAAATCttacaaattgaaacaaaaaaaaaatgcttcatGTTCATACTAGCTTCCACGATTAACCAAATGGGAAACTCAATTcatgataattaaataaaaaaaccatatataacaacaaaaataacaacGACAGGTGTAATCAAACAGATCCGTCCACCTCCATTGAGTATAGAAGAGAGAAATAAATTAGGCCTTTTGTGGGAAAGGAGCAATaacaattcctttttttttaatagaataaTAATTCCTTCATTAGTGGGAGAAGAAGCATAACTGATTGAGATTTATAGTGTAGTGCAGCCGACCTCAAAGATTCCCTACCATATTTACTCTTGCTAGGGGAAAAACTGCTTCTGTGCCAGATTGCTTCATTTAAATTAGCAATGAAGTGGTGTGGAACATTGAATTTATGAGAGAAGCAATGTACAAAGGGCTAGAAGAATTTGCAGGCCTTTTTGTTCATTACAATTCAATCAGACCTAATTTGTATTTGGGTGACAAAATCAATTAGACTACACCTTGTGCGCCCCACCCCCAAGGCGCCAACCCATCCTTATCACAAATAGTGTCACATTCAAAATGGCAATATTCACTAGGGAATTAACTTGGAGCATATTTTAATGATGGACAATCTCTAAAAGAAGTGCCAGTTACATGAAAAAGTTTTTATGCAAGACAGATAATGAATCGCTGAACCATATCCTCCTACTTATGGGGATGTCTTTGGTGAG
Proteins encoded in this region:
- the LOC119985135 gene encoding uncharacterized protein LOC119985135; amino-acid sequence: MEDIGLVQQGWKWLQTQKHVRLCTKTAVATVRDKVGVLMERHWPKVCNWCSRFGRLVCFVLIYWKDCVVRGVQSVTELGSAALLVIMWSCFLSLTSMSCLLYVLLSMGAAGVAVRYLGYTPGIFIVGLFAILIIWMYANFWITGTLFLVGGYLFSLNHARLVVVMETIYTIYWVKIRVGWLGVFIAINLAFFSSDALNLLLEWCDKMSETTDEHEDSKKAVEEDDFSADCEYTIPTDEPEKQRACNASSKPAGSSCVVKQQKELSATTAVKGTNSLDEMKRILNSKDHYEALGYPCHKKVDASVLKKEYHKKAMLVHPDKNMGISLASESFKKLQCAYEVLSDLTKKRDYDEQLRKDEFRTRNVCQKSYHTSHQDGRDYCSEESRCIECTKCGSSHIWVCTNRSKAKARWCQDCCQYHQAKDGDGWVEYKGSLVYDRPKKMEIPRAFVCAESKIFDVSEWAICQGMECRPNTHRPSFHVNMVGLGKTQQTNSTRFPWDLDAEMMDEDGEEFELWLQQALASGFFCETSKRRKSWSPFKLPQKKGKKKWRRSST